One Flammeovirga agarivorans DNA window includes the following coding sequences:
- a CDS encoding GAF domain-containing protein produces the protein MIFHKTVRFRLLVLFIINTTLLLFTLGAVFFGTRSLIETNSLSEQFGSCSSIYTESEIYFKNFLLEDLSSSDFYKNRKSTNTSRSVHLLDSALFTVEEVRKKMESLNDPRAKEIELLRSDLELLKAEQDFLMRKFLDLGYKDWGMIGNMRSKVHKIENSEIDLNQGLLLTMRRNEKDFLLRGDSKYLRMFDESVEDFEAHIVQLYQDSKKEALSEQDVRELRASLAGYQFGMHKVVDLMKVIGKGQSAGLMKSVSDLQEKINSRLLNLSENISSSNEEYLRWMLGLFVVIFVIQSIILSWFVFNFSRILEKRFTFMQLISGKLSKGESLTKIKKEEVEEYDEISDISTHFYEIDEQLNAAHNFSVKVGNGEIDVQYEKKFETTPLAKDLLKMRNRFKAVQELEHKRNWVTNGMAKFSQLLRDKLDSDSEWYDNLLRNIMHYVDASQGTFILIKDDLGKEPVLDLVALYAYDKKRYENRQFDVETGLLGQVYKEKQMVYIEDVPSDYVNITSGMGGAKPKCLIILPLIYADKMYGILEISSFNTFDEYQVSFLENLSEIIASSIADMNTSRVVIKMEEKLMEQKERIRELESIINEGVEN, from the coding sequence ATGATATTTCACAAGACTGTTCGTTTCCGACTCCTCGTGTTATTTATAATTAACACTACATTACTCCTGTTTACATTAGGAGCAGTGTTTTTTGGTACACGATCTTTGATCGAAACAAATAGTCTTTCTGAACAATTCGGATCATGTAGTTCAATTTATACCGAATCGGAAATATATTTTAAGAATTTCCTATTGGAAGATTTATCAAGTAGTGATTTCTATAAAAATAGAAAGAGTACAAATACCTCTCGTTCAGTACACCTACTTGACTCTGCTCTTTTCACTGTAGAAGAAGTGAGGAAAAAGATGGAGTCACTTAATGACCCTAGAGCAAAAGAGATAGAATTACTCCGTTCTGATCTTGAATTGTTAAAAGCTGAGCAAGACTTCCTAATGCGAAAGTTCCTAGATCTAGGATATAAAGATTGGGGCATGATCGGAAATATGAGGTCTAAAGTACATAAAATTGAAAATTCTGAAATCGATCTCAATCAAGGGCTTTTACTAACAATGAGAAGAAACGAAAAAGACTTTCTTCTTAGAGGAGACTCAAAATACTTAAGAATGTTTGATGAAAGTGTCGAAGATTTTGAAGCACACATTGTTCAATTGTACCAAGATTCAAAAAAGGAAGCATTAAGCGAGCAGGATGTAAGAGAGTTAAGAGCGAGTTTGGCAGGGTATCAGTTTGGCATGCACAAAGTGGTAGACCTTATGAAGGTGATTGGTAAAGGACAAAGTGCTGGTTTAATGAAGTCGGTATCAGACCTGCAAGAAAAGATCAATTCTCGATTATTAAACCTTTCTGAGAATATTTCATCTTCTAATGAAGAATACCTAAGATGGATGTTGGGGTTATTTGTTGTCATCTTTGTGATACAATCAATTATTCTATCTTGGTTCGTTTTTAATTTCTCAAGAATTCTAGAAAAGAGATTCACATTTATGCAGTTGATTTCTGGTAAACTTTCAAAAGGTGAATCATTAACGAAAATAAAGAAAGAAGAAGTAGAGGAATATGATGAAATCTCTGATATCTCCACTCACTTCTACGAAATAGATGAACAATTAAACGCTGCTCATAACTTTTCAGTAAAAGTTGGAAATGGCGAAATAGATGTTCAATATGAAAAGAAATTTGAAACAACTCCTTTAGCCAAAGATTTATTAAAGATGAGGAATCGATTTAAGGCGGTTCAGGAGTTAGAACATAAACGTAATTGGGTGACAAATGGTATGGCGAAATTCTCCCAATTACTAAGAGATAAACTAGATTCTGATTCAGAGTGGTATGATAACCTTCTAAGAAATATCATGCACTATGTTGATGCTAGTCAAGGTACCTTTATTCTTATAAAAGATGATTTAGGAAAAGAGCCTGTATTAGATCTAGTCGCTTTATATGCTTACGATAAAAAGCGTTACGAAAATAGACAGTTCGATGTTGAAACAGGTTTATTGGGACAAGTATATAAAGAAAAGCAAATGGTATACATTGAAGATGTACCTAGTGATTATGTCAATATCACTTCTGGTATGGGTGGAGCTAAACCAAAATGTCTTATCATCTTGCCTCTTATTTATGCTGATAAAATGTATGGAATATTGGAAATTTCTTCTTTCAATACTTTCGATGAGTATCAGGTAAGCTTCTTAGAAAACCTATCAGAAATCATTGCTTCAAGTATTGCCGATATGAATACTTCGAGAGTAGTAATTAAGATGGAAGAAAAGTTAATGGAGCAAAAAGAGAGAATTAGAGAACTCGAATCCATTATTAATGAAGGAGTTGAGAATTAA
- the nhaC gene encoding Na+/H+ antiporter NhaC, translated as MSSQQKQPSLLESIIPIIFLVILLGANVMVFGDDGLAGSNQIALLLATAVVGIIAFFRLKMSFDTLMNGVVDSISAAMSSILILLMIGALSGAWLLSGIVPAMVYYGLQILNPTIFLVATVIICAIVSVATGSSWSTIATVGIALLGIGKALGMPEGLVAGAIISGAYFGDKMSPLSDTTNLAPAVAGTDLFTHIRYMVYTTLPSFTIASILFLIIGFGYDSEISQDNVKSVLVALDKAFYISPVLFVVPAIVVFMIIKKVPALPALFVGTLTGAIIGIFLQPTAVTVIAGGETGWQATYMVFMKAMYEGFSIESDNQIVSELLGSSGMAGMLGTIWLIIVAMGFGGAMEVTGMLEKITSTIIKNVTSETGLFASVAGTCIFFNTTASDQYLSIVVPGKMYAEAFKEKGLAPENLSRTLEDTATVTSVLVPWNTCGVAQSSVLGVATMAYLPYCFFNLLSPIMTVLFAAFKIKIKRISK; from the coding sequence ATGAGTTCACAACAGAAACAACCTTCATTATTGGAATCTATTATACCAATTATCTTTCTGGTGATACTATTAGGTGCTAACGTAATGGTATTTGGAGATGACGGATTAGCAGGTTCGAATCAAATTGCTCTTTTATTAGCTACTGCTGTCGTTGGAATAATCGCATTTTTTAGATTAAAAATGTCGTTTGATACATTGATGAATGGAGTCGTCGATAGTATTAGTGCAGCGATGTCTTCTATTTTAATTCTATTAATGATTGGAGCTTTATCAGGAGCTTGGTTATTAAGTGGAATTGTACCCGCAATGGTCTATTATGGTCTTCAAATCCTAAATCCAACAATATTTTTGGTAGCAACAGTAATTATCTGTGCTATTGTTTCAGTAGCCACAGGATCATCTTGGTCTACAATTGCTACTGTTGGTATTGCATTATTGGGTATCGGTAAAGCATTGGGCATGCCAGAAGGGTTAGTAGCTGGTGCTATTATCTCTGGAGCATATTTTGGCGATAAGATGTCACCATTATCAGATACAACAAACCTTGCTCCTGCTGTAGCTGGAACAGACTTGTTTACACATATCAGATACATGGTGTATACAACCTTACCGTCGTTTACTATTGCATCGATCTTATTTTTGATTATTGGTTTCGGCTATGACTCAGAAATTTCACAAGATAATGTGAAATCTGTATTAGTCGCTTTAGATAAAGCATTTTATATTTCACCTGTTCTTTTTGTTGTACCTGCAATCGTAGTATTTATGATTATAAAGAAGGTACCAGCATTGCCAGCATTATTTGTTGGTACGCTTACAGGAGCTATTATTGGTATTTTCCTTCAACCAACAGCAGTGACAGTTATCGCAGGTGGTGAAACAGGATGGCAAGCAACATACATGGTATTTATGAAAGCAATGTATGAAGGATTCTCAATTGAATCAGATAATCAGATTGTTTCTGAGTTGTTAGGATCAAGTGGTATGGCCGGGATGTTAGGAACAATTTGGCTTATTATCGTAGCCATGGGATTTGGTGGAGCAATGGAAGTTACAGGAATGCTAGAAAAGATTACTTCTACTATTATTAAGAATGTAACAAGCGAAACGGGTTTGTTTGCATCAGTGGCAGGTACTTGTATTTTCTTTAATACTACAGCTTCTGATCAATACCTTTCTATCGTTGTACCTGGTAAAATGTATGCCGAAGCTTTTAAAGAAAAAGGACTAGCTCCAGAAAACTTAAGTAGAACTTTAGAAGATACAGCAACGGTTACTTCTGTACTTGTACCATGGAACACTTGTGGTGTAGCACAATCATCAGTTTTAGGTGTAGCAACAATGGCTTACTTACCTTATTGTTTCTTCAATCTTTTAAGTCCTATTATGACTGTATTGTTTGCGGCATTTAAGATAAAAATAAAGAGAATCTCTAAGTAG
- a CDS encoding MotA/TolQ/ExbB proton channel family protein: MSISELYYWGGLEFMNTISIIGIIMVVFMVMRIMKVSTSIFSPAKSLNLMKEAGTLALVIGVLGQIIGLFSAMMAIESAGGVSMEVLAAGIKVSTITTLYGFLVFVISRLASLIIQATAKSE, translated from the coding sequence ATGAGTATTTCAGAGTTATATTATTGGGGTGGTCTTGAGTTTATGAATACCATTTCCATCATAGGTATTATCATGGTGGTTTTTATGGTAATGAGAATCATGAAAGTATCGACTAGTATTTTTTCACCTGCAAAGTCTTTAAATCTTATGAAAGAGGCAGGGACGTTAGCTTTGGTCATTGGTGTTTTAGGACAGATCATTGGTTTATTTAGTGCAATGATGGCCATTGAAAGTGCAGGTGGTGTTTCTATGGAAGTATTAGCTGCAGGTATCAAGGTTTCAACAATAACAACATTGTATGGTTTCTTGGTGTTTGTAATTAGTAGACTGGCTTCACTAATTATTCAAGCTACAGCAAAATCAGAATAA
- a CDS encoding methyltransferase RsmF C-terminal domain-like protein yields the protein MSNRSEKLPKKFTERLKGQLSPEDFEAFNTAIDGSVPVSYRVNPFKPADIEFSDTTPVPWCDEAKYIAKRPSFAEDPLIFAGAYYVQEASSMFLWKALKQYAPLEEDIKVLDLCAAPGGKSTLINSLITEKSLLVSNEIVGKRSLPLIDNLVRWGNPNTIVTGNYAESFAPLKEYFDVIVTDAPCSGEGMFRKDPKASELWSPSLIDSCASIQTDIVNHIPSALKQGGLYIYSTCTFAPEENERRIEQILETGEFEPLDIDFDPEWGITKIEVEKDGEKATGYRFIFHKTKGEGLFLAAFMKKGEPSRTQKFSVSPKKMKGVFMVRKREAEDLRKWLENGKDYEFYQDEREDVFAIPSHMVQDFKIMKVSQKVRHQGIKMGKFNKKNNQLIPDHELAVSNIVAKSLPRQEVEYRDAINFLKKQEMSIKSIQGVKGWAIITYKGLALGWVKALPNRLNNYYPSELRLRKDV from the coding sequence ATGTCGAATAGATCTGAAAAGTTACCAAAGAAATTCACTGAACGTCTAAAAGGACAACTTTCTCCTGAAGACTTTGAAGCGTTCAATACAGCAATAGATGGAAGTGTACCTGTTTCCTATAGAGTAAACCCATTTAAGCCTGCTGATATTGAGTTCTCAGACACTACACCTGTACCTTGGTGTGATGAAGCAAAATATATTGCAAAAAGACCTTCTTTTGCCGAAGACCCTTTAATTTTTGCTGGAGCTTATTATGTACAAGAAGCTTCTTCTATGTTTTTGTGGAAAGCTTTAAAACAATATGCTCCTCTAGAAGAGGATATAAAAGTATTGGACTTATGTGCGGCTCCAGGAGGGAAAAGTACACTGATCAATTCATTAATTACTGAAAAAAGTCTTTTGGTTTCGAATGAGATCGTTGGTAAGCGTTCTTTGCCTCTGATTGATAACCTTGTTCGTTGGGGTAACCCCAATACTATTGTCACTGGTAATTATGCAGAGAGTTTTGCTCCTTTAAAAGAATATTTCGATGTCATCGTTACTGACGCACCTTGCTCAGGAGAAGGTATGTTTAGAAAAGACCCTAAAGCTTCAGAGCTGTGGTCACCATCACTTATTGATTCTTGTGCTTCTATTCAGACAGATATTGTAAATCATATACCATCTGCATTGAAACAAGGTGGTTTATATATTTATAGTACATGTACTTTTGCTCCTGAAGAAAATGAAAGACGCATTGAACAAATCCTTGAAACAGGAGAATTTGAGCCTTTAGATATTGACTTTGACCCAGAATGGGGTATTACTAAGATAGAGGTAGAAAAGGATGGTGAGAAAGCAACAGGATATCGTTTCATCTTCCATAAAACAAAAGGAGAGGGGTTATTTTTAGCTGCTTTTATGAAGAAAGGTGAACCTTCCCGTACTCAAAAGTTTAGTGTTTCTCCTAAAAAAATGAAAGGTGTTTTCATGGTGAGAAAACGAGAAGCAGAAGACTTAAGAAAATGGTTGGAGAATGGAAAAGATTACGAATTCTATCAAGATGAAAGAGAAGACGTTTTCGCCATTCCATCCCATATGGTTCAAGATTTCAAAATCATGAAGGTATCTCAAAAGGTAAGACATCAAGGTATTAAGATGGGAAAATTCAACAAAAAGAATAATCAATTAATACCTGATCATGAATTAGCTGTTTCTAATATTGTCGCAAAATCACTTCCAAGACAAGAAGTAGAATATAGAGATGCAATCAACTTCCTGAAGAAACAAGAAATGAGTATCAAGTCTATTCAAGGAGTAAAGGGTTGGGCAATTATCACCTACAAAGGTTTAGCCTTAGGTTGGGTAAAAGCTTTACCAAATCGATTAAACAACTATTATCCATCAGAACTTCGACTGAGAAAGGATGTATAA
- the rpsO gene encoding 30S ribosomal protein S15 codes for MDYLSPEYKKEIFAKHSKGGEGDTGSPEAQIALFTKRIAHLTEHLKQNKKDHASRLGLMKLVGKRRSMLDYVAKKDINRYRAIIKELGIRK; via the coding sequence ATGGATTATTTAAGCCCTGAGTACAAGAAAGAGATCTTTGCTAAGCATAGTAAAGGTGGAGAAGGTGACACTGGTTCACCAGAAGCGCAAATCGCTTTATTTACTAAGCGTATTGCACACTTAACTGAGCATTTAAAGCAAAACAAGAAAGATCACGCATCTCGTCTAGGTTTGATGAAATTAGTAGGTAAGCGTCGTTCGATGCTTGACTATGTTGCTAAAAAAGACATCAACCGTTACAGAGCAATCATTAAAGAACTTGGAATCAGAAAGTAA
- the pnp gene encoding polyribonucleotide nucleotidyltransferase yields the protein MFENVIKKTVALPDGREISLETGKMARQADGSIVLRMGNTMLLATVVSNPEKRDGADFLPLSVDYQEKFAAAGKIPGGFLKREGRLSDREILISRLVDRAIRPLFPSDYYHDTQIMITMVSADQDALPDALVALAASAALSITDIPFDGPISEVRVIKDTNGEYIVNPTPAQMEGCTLDLMIGATAENITMVEGEMQEVGEDEMIEAIKVGHEAIKTQCAIQVELREAVGVEGYREFVGDVEDEELKEQVFTALYDKLYAVASQGIKGKSERKAAFTEVKKAYLESLPEDEETEEKLPLIKRYIAKCEKKASRDLVLNTQNRLDGRDLEEVRPIVPEVDVLPSAHGSALFTRGETQSLTTVTLGTKMDEQMLDSAMGSGTSKFILHYNFPGFSTGEVRPNRGPGRREVGHGNLGHRALERVLPPENENPYTIRIVSDILESNGSSSMATVCAGSLALMDAGVNITGTVSGIAMGMISENDPETGELKYAILSDILGDEDHLGDMDFKVTGTEKGITACQMDIKVDGLPYEVLKQALEQANRGRAHIREIMDDVIKESRPDLKPHAPRSSVMMIPQDLIGAVIGPGGKVIQEIQKDTGATIVIEEVENQGKVSFFAVDKVAMDGAVGRVKAIVAQPEVGETYPGTIKSLQPFGAFVEFMPGKEGLLHISEIAWERTDSVEGILNVGDKIDVKLLEIDPKTGKFKLSRKALLPMPEGYTPPPPRERRERHDRGDRGDRGGYRGGNRGGNRGDRDGGRGGYNRR from the coding sequence ATGTTTGAAAACGTGATTAAAAAAACAGTTGCTCTTCCTGACGGTCGTGAGATCTCTCTAGAGACAGGTAAGATGGCAAGACAAGCAGACGGATCTATCGTTTTGCGTATGGGAAATACAATGCTTTTAGCAACTGTTGTTTCTAACCCAGAAAAAAGAGATGGCGCTGACTTTTTGCCTCTTTCAGTAGATTATCAAGAGAAATTTGCTGCAGCAGGTAAAATCCCTGGTGGTTTCTTAAAGCGTGAAGGCCGTTTAAGTGACCGTGAGATCTTAATCTCTCGTTTAGTTGACCGAGCAATCCGTCCATTATTCCCATCAGATTACTATCATGATACTCAAATCATGATTACAATGGTTTCTGCAGACCAAGATGCATTACCAGATGCTTTAGTGGCATTAGCAGCATCAGCAGCTTTATCTATTACAGATATTCCTTTTGATGGTCCTATCTCTGAGGTAAGAGTAATCAAAGATACAAACGGTGAATACATCGTAAACCCTACACCAGCACAGATGGAAGGTTGCACACTTGATCTAATGATCGGTGCTACTGCTGAAAACATCACAATGGTAGAAGGTGAAATGCAAGAAGTGGGTGAAGATGAAATGATCGAAGCAATTAAAGTCGGTCATGAAGCAATCAAAACTCAGTGTGCAATCCAGGTAGAATTAAGAGAAGCAGTAGGCGTTGAAGGATATAGAGAATTCGTAGGCGACGTTGAAGACGAGGAGTTAAAAGAACAAGTTTTCACTGCTCTTTATGATAAATTATATGCTGTAGCATCTCAAGGTATCAAAGGTAAGTCTGAGCGTAAAGCAGCTTTCACTGAGGTGAAGAAAGCTTACTTAGAATCTTTACCAGAAGATGAAGAAACTGAAGAGAAGTTACCATTAATCAAGCGTTACATTGCTAAATGTGAGAAAAAAGCTTCTCGTGATTTAGTATTGAACACGCAAAACCGTTTAGACGGTCGTGATTTGGAAGAAGTAAGACCAATCGTTCCTGAAGTAGATGTACTTCCTTCAGCACATGGTTCTGCTTTATTTACTCGTGGTGAAACTCAATCATTAACAACAGTAACGCTTGGTACTAAAATGGACGAGCAAATGTTGGATTCTGCAATGGGTTCAGGTACAAGTAAATTTATCCTTCACTACAACTTCCCTGGTTTCTCAACTGGTGAGGTAAGACCAAACAGAGGTCCTGGACGTAGAGAAGTAGGTCACGGTAACTTAGGACACAGAGCTTTAGAAAGAGTTCTTCCTCCAGAAAACGAGAATCCTTACACAATCCGTATCGTTTCTGATATCCTAGAATCAAACGGTTCGTCTTCAATGGCAACAGTTTGTGCAGGTTCATTAGCACTTATGGATGCTGGTGTTAATATTACTGGTACTGTATCAGGTATCGCAATGGGTATGATCTCAGAAAACGATCCTGAAACAGGTGAATTAAAATATGCTATCTTATCAGATATCTTAGGAGACGAAGATCACTTAGGTGATATGGACTTCAAAGTAACAGGTACTGAAAAAGGTATTACAGCATGTCAAATGGATATCAAAGTTGATGGTCTTCCATATGAGGTGTTAAAGCAAGCATTAGAGCAAGCGAACAGAGGTAGAGCACATATCCGTGAAATCATGGATGATGTGATCAAAGAATCTAGACCAGATTTAAAACCACATGCTCCTCGCTCGTCAGTAATGATGATTCCTCAAGATTTAATTGGTGCTGTTATTGGACCTGGTGGTAAAGTAATCCAAGAGATCCAAAAAGATACAGGTGCAACTATCGTAATTGAGGAAGTTGAAAACCAAGGTAAAGTAAGTTTCTTTGCTGTTGACAAAGTAGCTATGGATGGTGCAGTAGGTCGTGTAAAAGCGATTGTTGCTCAACCAGAAGTAGGAGAAACATACCCTGGTACAATTAAGTCATTACAACCATTTGGTGCGTTTGTTGAATTTATGCCTGGTAAAGAAGGTCTTCTTCACATTTCTGAAATCGCTTGGGAGCGTACAGATAGTGTTGAAGGTATCTTGAACGTTGGTGACAAAATCGATGTTAAGTTATTAGAGATCGATCCTAAAACAGGTAAATTCAAATTATCTCGTAAGGCTTTATTACCAATGCCTGAAGGTTATACTCCTCCTCCTCCACGTGAGAGAAGAGAGCGTCATGATAGAGGTGACAGAGGAGATAGAGGTGGTTACCGTGGTGGTAATCGTGGTGGTAACAGAGGTGACCGTGATGGTGGCCGCGGAGGTTACAATAGAAGATAA
- a CDS encoding sigma-70 family RNA polymerase sigma factor — MRQLKISKQITNRESQSLDKYLQEIGKVDLLTPDEEVTLAKQIREGDQIALEKLTKANLRFVVSVAKQYQNQGLSLGDLINEGNLGLIKAAQRFDETRGFKFISYAVWWIRQSILQALAEQSRIVRLPLNRVGSLNKISKTFSELEQRYEREPSPDELAEVLDVTTNEVVDTMKISGRHVSMDAPFVQGEENNLYDVLENDMEEKPDTELMNDSLRKEVQRALSTLTKREADVITLYFGLNGEHSMTLEEIGEKFNLTRERVRQIKEKAIRRLRHTSRSKALKPYLG; from the coding sequence ATGAGACAACTCAAGATCAGTAAACAGATCACGAACAGGGAGTCACAATCGCTGGACAAATACTTACAAGAAATTGGTAAGGTTGACCTGCTAACACCTGATGAAGAAGTAACTCTTGCAAAGCAAATTCGTGAGGGCGACCAAATCGCATTAGAGAAATTAACGAAAGCAAACTTGCGTTTCGTAGTTTCAGTGGCTAAGCAATACCAAAATCAGGGATTGTCCTTAGGTGACTTGATTAACGAGGGTAACTTGGGTTTGATTAAAGCTGCCCAACGTTTCGACGAAACGCGTGGTTTTAAGTTTATCTCCTATGCTGTATGGTGGATTAGACAATCTATCCTTCAAGCATTGGCAGAGCAATCACGTATCGTACGTCTTCCATTGAACAGAGTAGGTTCATTGAACAAGATTTCAAAGACTTTCTCTGAATTGGAACAACGTTATGAGCGTGAGCCTTCTCCGGACGAATTAGCAGAAGTTTTAGATGTAACTACAAACGAAGTTGTAGATACAATGAAAATTTCTGGCCGTCACGTATCTATGGATGCTCCTTTCGTACAAGGTGAAGAAAACAACCTTTACGACGTGTTAGAAAATGACATGGAAGAGAAGCCAGATACGGAGTTAATGAATGACTCTTTACGTAAAGAAGTTCAACGAGCTCTTTCAACGTTAACTAAACGTGAGGCAGATGTAATTACTTTATACTTCGGATTAAACGGAGAGCATTCAATGACATTGGAAGAAATTGGAGAGAAGTTCAATTTAACGCGTGAACGTGTGCGTCAGATCAAAGAAAAAGCGATCAGACGTCTTCGTCATACATCAAGAAGTAAAGCATTGAAGCCGTATTTAGGATAA
- a CDS encoding tetratricopeptide repeat protein, whose translation MRLKKFYYSVMGRSLKFIITYTVLTLVININTYAQDFHSNFNSGKAAYEQKKYNQAIQKLQTARLQGQEAVGDTDPDYILAIEYLALSYQAQKDLGNANIYFQSLEKLLKKSGNGESEKMLSTQLQVADNSLVMKNFPQADIYYRNAITTAEKVFGKDSKQYTSTFHKHAQLYVIGRKYKEADGMYRTLEPMAEKYLKGTPEFATILSEQADVSMGMKRVEEASIQLSMAIKAFEGTNTPKSSYVNLYLKEATLLEKNGDNQGAIKAYNIYIDNLGKAYGIDNKKYITEVDRLAVHYDMKLHSPMDAYSLVKKKLAANNKKFGESSLESAATRIELAEMEIEQNNIPAAKANTEKAISIYDSKGKATSPEGIAASITMARIFGHNNMKSEAEAAYKKAIADTEKSLGQKHTTYGKALDSLAFFYIETKRFADAEEAIQKGMTAREKSVGKQHIDYGNSLYSLSMLYASQDSLEKAEKTLIQVAKVREAYYGALTLEHATCIKELGDLYKDMGEEKSAAALKTYRRAITLYEGIGLKKSDMVKDIYKSIDDINTR comes from the coding sequence ATGAGACTTAAAAAATTCTATTATTCAGTTATGGGACGATCTCTTAAATTTATTATTACATATACTGTTCTAACGCTCGTTATAAATATAAATACCTATGCACAAGATTTTCATAGCAATTTCAACAGCGGGAAAGCAGCATATGAACAAAAAAAATATAATCAGGCTATCCAGAAACTACAAACAGCTCGTTTGCAAGGGCAAGAAGCTGTAGGTGACACGGATCCAGATTATATTTTAGCCATCGAATATTTAGCACTTTCATACCAAGCCCAAAAAGATTTAGGCAATGCCAATATCTATTTCCAATCTTTAGAAAAACTTCTAAAAAAATCAGGGAATGGTGAGTCAGAAAAGATGCTAAGTACACAATTACAAGTTGCTGATAACAGCCTTGTAATGAAGAATTTTCCCCAAGCTGACATTTACTACAGAAATGCTATCACAACAGCTGAAAAAGTATTCGGGAAAGACTCTAAACAATATACTTCTACCTTTCATAAGCATGCTCAATTATATGTTATTGGGCGTAAATACAAAGAAGCAGACGGTATGTACCGTACTTTAGAACCAATGGCTGAGAAGTACTTAAAAGGAACTCCAGAGTTTGCTACAATTTTATCTGAGCAAGCAGATGTTTCTATGGGAATGAAAAGGGTAGAGGAAGCTTCTATTCAATTAAGTATGGCAATAAAAGCATTTGAGGGCACCAATACCCCTAAGTCTTCATATGTTAACTTATACTTAAAAGAAGCAACACTATTAGAAAAAAATGGAGATAACCAAGGAGCAATCAAAGCTTACAATATCTATATTGATAACCTTGGAAAAGCTTACGGTATCGATAACAAAAAGTATATCACTGAGGTAGATCGATTAGCTGTTCACTACGATATGAAGCTCCATTCTCCAATGGATGCTTACAGCTTAGTGAAAAAGAAGCTAGCTGCAAATAATAAAAAGTTTGGAGAGAGTAGCTTAGAAAGTGCCGCTACGAGAATTGAGTTAGCTGAAATGGAAATTGAACAAAACAATATTCCAGCTGCTAAAGCAAATACTGAGAAAGCAATCTCAATATATGATTCAAAAGGTAAAGCTACTTCACCAGAAGGTATTGCAGCTTCCATCACTATGGCAAGAATTTTTGGCCATAACAATATGAAATCAGAAGCTGAGGCTGCATATAAAAAGGCTATTGCTGATACTGAAAAATCTTTAGGGCAGAAACATACTACTTATGGTAAAGCATTAGATAGTTTAGCCTTTTTCTATATCGAAACTAAACGATTTGCAGATGCAGAAGAAGCTATCCAGAAAGGTATGACAGCTAGAGAGAAAAGCGTAGGTAAACAACATATCGATTATGGTAATTCTCTTTATAGTTTATCAATGTTATATGCTTCTCAAGATAGCTTAGAAAAGGCGGAGAAAACATTAATTCAAGTAGCGAAAGTAAGAGAAGCCTACTACGGAGCTCTTACGTTAGAACATGCAACTTGTATAAAAGAACTAGGTGATCTTTATAAAGATATGGGCGAAGAGAAATCTGCTGCAGCCCTTAAAACCTATCGTAGAGCGATTACCTTATATGAAGGTATTGGTTTAAAGAAAAGCGATATGGTAAAAGATATCTACAAGAGTATCGATGATATCAATACTCGATAA